In Oncorhynchus nerka isolate Pitt River linkage group LG21, Oner_Uvic_2.0, whole genome shotgun sequence, the following are encoded in one genomic region:
- the LOC115103990 gene encoding LOW QUALITY PROTEIN: bromodomain-containing protein 4-like (The sequence of the model RefSeq protein was modified relative to this genomic sequence to represent the inferred CDS: inserted 6 bases in 4 codons), with protein MDYKMHAKSNDLLDFQTLDALLEKIAHYSSVSVKREPSEECNGIIGALSVESSAPPSRLNNWCPAASAAPTPTLTPAPAPVPEPPVTSARMGDGLDATTVQMSSSGSGSSSQGGQPQPSTYVPTVPEFNPPPPEYVNSSQPKRQTNQLQYLLKVVLKTLWKHHFSWPFQAPVDAVKLNLPDYYKIIKVPMDMGTIKKRLENSYYWNAQECIQDFNTMFTNCYIYNKPGDDIVLMAEQLEKMFLQKITEMPQDETEIAVMTGKGRGRGRREGGLNLKPGPTMDSPSTTPQTRGFSSHSPGPQTRGPPVQQQTQDQGPPSLPPQPLMQALPSRVPTTLPVHAHAPQLGAPYSLGPSDLPLQAPPKLPIMTSVPPPPTQTTLPPTSIQSTAPILQNPVPMAKQRKSQKRKADTTTPTANDQLSESSPAESKSGKTLPRRESARPTKLIKKEAPDSQHHLGLGIGLGLGGPGGPGVGAHSPKQQEQLRYCSSLVRDMLHKKHAAYAWPFYKPVNVDMLGLHDYHDIIKHPMDLATVKLKLDNRQYRDAQEFAADVRLMFSNCYKYNPPDHEVVAMARRLQDVFEMRFAKMPDEPDEMLASAPTPVLLQSSAPIIKAQPPPILNPASSILGPASSVKHPASSSDSSSDSSSESESSTNDLEEERAQRLAELQEQLKAVHEQLAALSQPQASKPKRKEKEKKKDKHKRKGAVEEIPEPAIQFPKKTKNNNSSSSNNKELLPKKTKKLSKKEGGAVKNNHSAALGPQAALQPPALQPVSGLGEGLEDTPAAAGAPGEKGRPMSYEEKRQLSLDINKLPGDKLGRVVHIIQSREPSLKNSNPDEIEIDFETLKPSTLRELERYVSSCLRKNKKKVPVAEKTMEAMTAAKIKASSSSDSDSSDSSSSDSDEEKGIPPKQKQKKGHGTNEGKKPHLHHTMSGAGPLPQGHPHPQHPHPQGHPHPQGPVLQPSIHLKQQQHHNPSPATYMAPPPVTVTALESSQLLENTFDLLPHFGQQPLMHLSQHHHSSSPALPPHLNVHSAAGPVSPETHPFLNQHPIHPNPPNPNPALHNALPQQPSRPSHRAAALPPKPPQQQQPATQPTLLLQQQLQPQAPPPQHHLQPHILHPAPQSLQQRPFXPPTLTPQGLMSSLPPXMLLEDDEEVIPPLPLSQVHLYLQQLQQGQSQGRPGQQPHNPQQIMQSLQIRQQQQNQAPLLQSVQVQPSQPSLQPPQLSVQLPQPQSKXPSRQPQQILPPHQVARHLQQHAQMGYPSQGPGAQQTGQSDRHAAAGQHKGSMQSSAKAQHIIQQHLSPRQIKADPYNSGHLRENPSPIMMHSPHLPQYPPITHQSPPHNLQPKKEQRAPPALVGLKEEKLPPSPVMRGGEPFSPAMRQDPHKHLDCHSKPSLPVHTQQNVKSMDSSRPVIRSSEPSGPPSSSSLPDKDKFKQEPKTPVAPKKVQDVKLKNMGSWASLAQKPTSAPLSAVKSSSDSFEQFRRAAREKEEREKALKAQAEQAERDKLRREQEKLRGRDRDDEDILEPQQQSRRVHEEPRSRRLEQQQHIQXPQPQQQPQAPAPQAQPAALPQPPQAPTPPQPSAQDQQRELARRREQERRRREAMAATIDMNFQSDLMAIFEENLF; from the exons aGAGCCTAGTGAGGAGTGCAATGGAATCATCGGTGCTCTCTCAGTGGAGTCGTCCGCGCCGCCGTCGAGACTAAACAACTGGTGTCCCGCGGCCTCCGCCGCCCCTACCCCAACCCTTACCCCTGCTCCAGCCCCTGTGCCCGAGCCCCCAGTCACCTCTGCAAGAATGGGGGACGGCCTGGATGCAACCACAGTGCAGATGTCTTCGTCGGGCAGCGGTAGTAGCAGCCAGGGGGGGCAGCCCCAGCCATCCACCTACGTTCCAACCGTGCCAGAGTTTAACCCGCCGCCCCCGGAGTACGTCAACTCATCGCAGCCCAAGCGGCAGACCAACCAGTTGCAGTACCTGCTGAAGGTGGTGCTGAAGACCCTGTGGAAGCACCACTTCTCCTGGCCCTTCCAGGCACCTGTCGACGCCGTCAAACTCAACCTACCG GACTACTACAAGATTATTAAAGTTCCTATGGATATGGGAACAATCAAGAAGCGACTTGAGAACAGCTACTACTGGAACGCCCAAGAATGTATTCAAGATTTCAACACCATGTTCACCAACTGCTACATTTACAACAAG CCTGGAGATGACATAGTGTTAATGGCTGAGCAGCTGGAGAAGATGTTTCTCCAGAAGATTACTGAGATGCCCCAGGATGAGACGGAGATTGCTGTCATGACCGGCAAGGGACGAGGCCGGGGCCGACGGGAAGGAG GTCTGAACTTGAAGCCAGGCCCAACTATGGATTCTCCGTCCACCACCCCCCAGACACGGGGCTTCTCCAGCCACTCCCCAGGCCCCCAGACCAGAGGACCACCAGTGCAGCAACAGACCCAGGACCAGGggccaccatctctacctcctcagCCCCTCATGCAGGCCCTGCCCTCCCGCGTGCCCACAACGCTACCTGTCCATGCCCATGCGCCACAGCTGGGGGCCCCCTACTCACTGGGCCCGTCGGACCTGCCTCTCCAGGCCCCTCCTAAGCTCCCGATTATGACCTCCGTGCCTCCTCCACCCACCCAGAccactctgccccccacctccATCCAGAGCACTGCCCCAATACTGCAGAACCCCGTGCCCATGGCCAAA CAGAGAAAGAGCCAGAAGAGGAAAGCTGACACGACCACCCCCACAGCCAACGACCAGCTAAGTGAGTCTTCTCCAGCCGAGTCCAAGTCGGGGAAGACGCTGCCGCGACGTGAAAGCGCCAGGCCCACCAAGCTAATCAAGAAGGAGGCTCCAGACTCCCAGCACCACCTGGGCCTTGGGATAGGTCTCGGTCTAGGGGGACCCGGAGGACCAGGGGTAGGGGCTCATAGCCCCAAGCAGCAGGAGCAGCTACGGTACTGCTCCAGCTTGGTCCGAGACATGTTACATAAGAAGCACGCGGCCTACGCCTGGCCCTTCTACAAGCCAGTAAACGTGGACATGCTGGGGCTGCACGACTACCACGACATCATCAAACACCCCATGGACCTCGCCACCGTCAAG TTGAAGCTGGACAACAGGCAGTACAGAGACGCCCAGGAGTTTGCTGCCGACGTGCGGTTAATGTTCTCTAACTGCTACAAGTACAACCCACCCGACCACGAGGTGGTGGCTATGGCACGCAGACTACAG gaCGTGTTTGAGATGCGCTTCGCCAAGATGCCAGATGAGCCCGATGAGATGTTGGCTTCGGCTCCTACCCCCGTGCTGCTCCAGTCCTCCGCCCCCATCATCAAGGCCCAGCCGCCGCCCATCCTAAACCCTGCCTCTTCCATCCTAGGTCCTGCCTCCTCGGTCAAACACCCCGCTTCCTCCTCGGACAGCTCCAGTGATTCGTCTTCTGAGTCGGAATCCTCCACAAACGacttggaggaggagagagcccaGAGACTGGCCGAGCTACAAGAACAG ctcAAAGCTGTCCATGAGCAGCTGGCGGCCCTCTCGCAGCCACAGGCCAGCAAACCaaagagaaaagagaaggagaagaagaaagacAAGCACAAAAGGAAAGGAGCGGTGGAGGAGATCCCGGAGCCGGCCATTCAGTTCCCCAAGAAGACCaagaacaacaacagcagcagcagcaacaacaaggAGCTCCTGCCCAAGAAGACCAAGAAACTCAG TAAGAAGGAGGGCGGTGCGGTGAAGAACAACCACTCTGCAGCCCTGGGCCCTCAGGCAGCGCTGCAGCCCCCAGCTCTGCAGCCCGTGTCGGGTTTGGGGGAGGGCCTGGAGGACACCCCGGCTGCAGCTGGAGCCCCCGGGGAGAAGGGTAGGCCCATGTCGTATGAAGAGAAGAGGCAGCTGAGTCTGGACATCAACAAGCTGCCCGGCGACAAGCTGGGTCGTGTGGTCCACATCATCCAGTCCAGAGAGCCCTCGCTGAAAAACTCCAACCCCGACGAGATCGAGATAGACTTTGAGACGCTCAAGCCATCCACgctgagagagctggagagataCGTGTCGTCGTGCCTCCGCAAGAACAAGAAGAAGGTTCCTG TGGCAGAGAAGACCATGGAGGCCATGACTGCCGCCAAGATCAAGGCCAGCTCCTCCTCTGACTCCGACAGCAGCGACTccagctcctcagacagtgatGAGGAGAAGG GAATCCCTCCTAAACAGAAACAGAAGAAAGGCCACGGGACCAACGAAGGGAAGAAGCCCCATCTCCACCATACCATGTCTGGAGCTGGGCCCCTCCCCCAGGGCCACCCTCACCCCCAGCACCCTCACCCCCAGGGACACCCTCACCCCCAGGGTCCTGTCCTGCAGCCCAGCATCCACCTGAAGCAACAACAGCACCATAACCCCTCCCCCGCCACCTACATGGCCCCTCCCCCG GTAACGGTCACGGCGTTGGAGTCCTCCCAGTTGCTGGAGAACACGTTTGATTTGCTGCCCCACTTCGGCCAGCAGCCACTCATGCACCTGTCCCAGCACCACCACTCCTCGTCGCCTGCCTTGCCCCCCCACCTCAACGTTCACTCGGCAGCGGGTCCTGTGTCCCCGGAGACGCACCCCTTTCTCAACCAGCACCCCATCCACCCCAaccctcccaaccctaacccag CTTTGCACAACGCCTTGCCCCAGCAGCCATCTCGACCCAGCCACAGGGCAGCAGCTCTACCTCCCAAACCCCCGCAGCAGCAGCAACCAGCGACCCAGCCAaccctactactacaacaacagctCCAGCCACAAGCCCCTCCACCCCAGCACCACCTCCAGCCCCACATCCTCCACCCCGCCCCCCAGTCCCTGCAGCAGCGGCCCTT CCCCCCCACCCTCACCCCTCAGGGCCTAATGTCCTCCCTGCCCC AGATGCTCCTGGAGGACGATGAGGAGGTGATTCCGCCCTTACCCCTCAGCCAGGTGCATCTCTACCTGCAACAGCTCCAGCAGGGACAGAGCCAGGGAAGACCTGGCCAACAACCACACAATCCCCAGCAGATCATGCAGTCTCTCCAGATTCGCCaacaacaacagaaccaggctCCCCTCCTGCAGTCTGTACAG GTCCAGCCCTCCCAACCCTCTCTTCAGCCACCCCAGCTCTCAGTCCAGCTTCCCCAGCCCCAGTCCAA CCCCTCGCGCCAGCCCCAGCAGATCCTACCCCCGCACCAGGTAGCCCGCCACCTGCAGCAGCATGCACAGATGGGTTACCCCTCCCAGGGGCCGGGGGCGCAGCAGACGGGTCAGTCAGACAGGCACGCTGCTGCAGGGCAACACAAGGGTTCCATGCAGTCCTCCGCCAAAGCACAGCATATCATCCAGCAACACCTCTCCCCTCGACAGATCAAGGCTGATCCATACAACAGCG GGCACCTAAGGGAGAACCCCTCCCCCATCATGATGCATTCCCCCCACCTCCCCCAGTATCCCCCCATAACGCACCAGTCTCCGCCACACAACCTGCAGCCCAAGAAA GAGCAGCGTGCGCCCCCGGCCCTGGTAGGCTTGAAAGAAGAGAAGTTGCCTCCCTCTCCagtgatgagaggaggagagccttTCAGCCCAGCCATGAGACAAGACCCTCACAAACACCTAGATTGCCACAGCAAGCCCTCTCTACCAGTTCACACACAGCAGA ATGTAAAGTCGATGGACAGCTCTCGGCCGGTCATCCGTTCCTCAGAGCCCAGcggtcctccctcctcctcctccctgccagACAAGGACAAGTTCAAACAGGAGCCCAAAACGCCCGTCGCGCCCAAAAAGGTACAG GATGTGAAACTGAAGAACATGGGTTCGTGGGCCAGCCTGGCCCAGAAGCCCACGTCAGCACCCTTGTCTGCAGTGAAGTCGTCTAGTGACAGCTTCGAGCAGTTCCGCCGGGCCGcccgggagaaagaggagagagaaaaggctcTTAAGGCCCAGGCAGAGCAGGCCGAGAGGGACAAACTGCGCCGGGAGCAGGAGAAACTACG tggtcGTGACAGGGATGATGAGGATATCCTGGAGCCTCAGCAGCAGTCGAGGAGGGTTCATGAGGAGCCTCGAAGCAGACGTCTGGAGCAGCAGCAACACATCC GCCCCCAACCCCAGCAGCAACCCCAGGCACCAGCCCCCCAGGCCCAGCCCGCTGCCCTCCCCCAGCCCCCACAGGCCCCCACGCCGCCCCAGCCCTCAGCCCAGGACCAGCAGAGGGAGCTAGCGCGACGCcgcgaacaggagaggaggaggagagaagcg ATGGCTGCAACCATTGACATGAATTTCCAAAGCGACCTGATGGCTATCTTTGAGGAGAACTTGTTCTGA